From the genome of Mesorhizobium japonicum MAFF 303099, one region includes:
- a CDS encoding fasciclin domain-containing protein: MRLPSFRIIAISALVTGVAIATPAYAKNPVVGGAPMYTTKNIVENAVNSKDHTTLVAAVKAAALVDTLQGAGPFTVFAPTNEAFAALPAGTVDTLLKPENKDKLTKVLTAHVVAGKISGAEMMKQAKAMGGKYEMKTVSGDTLTAEVKKGKLYIMDESGGEAKVTIADVNQSNGVIHVVNKVLLPK; this comes from the coding sequence ATGCGCTTGCCGTCATTCAGGATCATCGCCATTTCCGCCCTCGTCACCGGCGTGGCGATCGCCACCCCCGCCTACGCCAAGAACCCTGTTGTCGGCGGCGCGCCGATGTACACCACCAAGAACATCGTCGAGAATGCCGTCAATTCGAAGGATCACACGACGCTGGTCGCTGCCGTCAAGGCCGCCGCCCTGGTCGACACGCTGCAGGGCGCCGGCCCGTTCACCGTCTTCGCACCGACCAACGAGGCCTTCGCGGCACTGCCGGCCGGCACGGTCGACACGCTGCTCAAGCCCGAGAACAAGGACAAGCTCACCAAGGTGCTGACCGCGCATGTCGTGGCCGGCAAGATTTCAGGCGCCGAGATGATGAAGCAGGCCAAGGCGATGGGCGGCAAATACGAGATGAAGACCGTCTCCGGCGACACGCTCACCGCCGAGGTCAAGAAGGGCAAGCTTTACATCATGGATGAGTCCGGCGGCGAGGCGAAGGTGACCATCGCCGACGTCAACCAGTCGAACGGCGTCATCCATGTCGTCAACAAGGTGCTGTTGCCGAAGTAA
- a CDS encoding CatB-related O-acetyltransferase, whose translation MDGPNPNIKHPIPMHTRVGFLKPLVTEPNIEIGDFTYYDDPDGPDKFAQKCVLHHYPFIGDKLIIGKFCAIAEGARFIMNGANHAMSGFSTYPFNIFGHGWEKGFDPATWSKEVRGDTVVGSDVWIGMEAVILPGVEIGHGAIIAAKSVVTHDVPPYAIVAGNAAKVVKMRFDDRTIRRLLALAWWHWPVDKIGRNLDAIRGANISLLEAAA comes from the coding sequence ATGGACGGACCCAACCCCAACATCAAGCACCCGATCCCGATGCACACCCGCGTCGGTTTCCTGAAGCCGCTGGTGACGGAGCCGAACATCGAGATCGGCGACTTCACCTATTACGACGACCCGGACGGACCAGACAAATTCGCGCAGAAATGCGTGCTGCACCACTACCCCTTCATCGGCGACAAGCTCATCATCGGCAAGTTCTGCGCCATCGCCGAAGGCGCGCGCTTCATCATGAACGGCGCCAACCACGCAATGTCCGGCTTTTCGACCTATCCGTTCAACATTTTCGGCCATGGCTGGGAAAAGGGCTTCGACCCGGCGACATGGTCGAAGGAGGTGCGCGGCGACACGGTGGTCGGCAGCGACGTCTGGATCGGCATGGAGGCGGTGATCCTGCCCGGCGTGGAAATCGGCCATGGCGCCATCATCGCCGCCAAATCGGTTGTGACGCACGATGTGCCCCCCTATGCCATAGTCGCCGGCAACGCGGCCAAGGTGGTGAAGATGCGTTTCGACGACAGGACGATCAGGCGGTTGCTGGCATTGGCCTGGTGGCATTGGCCCGTGGACAAGATCGGCCGCAACCTCGATGCCATCAGGGGCGCCAATATCTCTCTTCTGGAGGCAGCAGCTTGA
- the yihA gene encoding ribosome biogenesis GTP-binding protein YihA/YsxC: protein MNALNSTVITTDLFTRGWIFIRGVPAMKFLPPEGPPEIAFAGRSNVGKSSLINALVNQKGLARTSNTPGRTQELNYFVPDGFSGEGADLPPMALVDMPGYGYATAPKEKVDEWTKLVFDYLKGRVTLKRVYVLIDARHGIKAKDDEVLSLLDKAAVSYQIVLTKTDKIKVAGVPRLIEETLQKIKKRPAAFPFVLATSSEKGEGLEELQAAIVLAANGG from the coding sequence TTGAACGCTCTGAACAGCACTGTGATCACCACCGACCTGTTCACGCGCGGGTGGATCTTCATCCGCGGCGTGCCGGCCATGAAGTTCCTGCCGCCGGAAGGGCCGCCGGAAATCGCCTTTGCCGGCCGCTCCAATGTCGGCAAATCGTCGCTGATCAACGCGCTGGTCAACCAGAAGGGGCTGGCGCGCACCTCCAACACGCCGGGGCGCACGCAGGAGCTCAACTATTTCGTGCCGGACGGATTTTCGGGCGAGGGCGCCGACCTGCCGCCGATGGCGCTGGTCGACATGCCGGGCTACGGCTACGCCACCGCGCCCAAGGAGAAGGTCGACGAGTGGACCAAGCTGGTCTTCGACTATCTCAAGGGCCGGGTGACACTGAAGCGGGTCTATGTCCTGATCGACGCCCGCCACGGCATCAAGGCCAAGGACGACGAAGTGCTGTCGCTGCTCGACAAGGCGGCGGTGTCCTACCAGATCGTGCTGACCAAGACCGACAAGATCAAGGTCGCCGGCGTGCCGCGGCTGATCGAGGAGACGCTGCAGAAGATCAAGAAGCGGCCGGCGGCGTTTCCGTTCGTCCTGGCGACGTCATCGGAAAAGGGCGAGGGACTGGAGGAATTGCAGGCCGCGATCGTGCTTGCGGCCAATGGCGGCTAG
- a CDS encoding TetR/AcrR family transcriptional regulator, whose protein sequence is MADTTPDVETDKCDDLLESLRRGRPAAGQDPVKRSQIIDGARRVFIEKGFEAASMNDITREAGVSKGTIYVYFANKEELFEALIEEERGTIFKNMYDMLDRADDLRQTLVKFGKVLSMKITSARVIQAQRTVIGASDRIPDMGARFYERGPKRGHDKVVKFLNAAIERGLLKIDDVDLAAYQFTELCLAGLFRQCIFAYRTKAPSQEEIDHIVRSGVDMFLKNYGTEQLAEEESHQMIALEAKA, encoded by the coding sequence ATGGCCGACACAACGCCTGACGTCGAAACCGATAAATGCGACGACCTGCTGGAAAGCCTGCGTCGTGGCAGGCCGGCGGCCGGACAGGATCCGGTCAAGCGCAGCCAGATCATCGATGGCGCCCGCCGTGTCTTCATTGAGAAAGGCTTCGAAGCCGCTTCGATGAACGACATCACGCGCGAGGCCGGTGTGTCGAAGGGCACGATCTATGTCTACTTCGCCAACAAGGAAGAGCTGTTCGAGGCGCTGATCGAGGAAGAGCGCGGCACCATCTTCAAGAATATGTACGACATGCTCGACCGCGCCGACGATCTGCGCCAGACTCTGGTGAAGTTCGGCAAGGTGCTGTCGATGAAGATCACCTCGGCCAGGGTCATCCAGGCGCAGCGCACGGTGATCGGCGCCTCCGACAGGATCCCCGACATGGGCGCGCGGTTTTACGAACGCGGCCCCAAACGCGGCCATGACAAGGTGGTGAAGTTTCTCAATGCCGCCATCGAACGCGGCCTGCTCAAGATCGACGATGTCGATCTTGCCGCCTACCAGTTCACCGAACTGTGCCTGGCCGGCCTCTTCCGGCAGTGCATCTTCGCCTACCGCACCAAGGCTCCGAGCCAGGAAGAAATCGACCACATCGTCAGGTCGGGCGTCGACATGTTCCTGAAGAACTACGGCACCGAACAGCTCGCCGAGGAAGAAAGCCACCAGATGATCGCGCTGGAGGCAAAGGCCTAG
- a CDS encoding HlyD family secretion protein: MSSNAPNTAEVRPFPNAKVAPATEAPEIPVLPVAPPPAAEAPAKKKRSVRSFLLPIIGLALLSGGAWYGYDYWTTGRFMISTDDAYVQADMAFVSPKISGYVDQVKVSENQQVKAGDPLLTIDDGDYKIAVAQAEAQIATLSKTLDRIDAQTKAAQASLQQAKAQKVADQAAADNAARAQQRAAQLVKTHVGTQAQLDDAQTALDQANAALVGADAQIAAAQANIGVLEAQRAESASTLASLQLGRDKAARDLSFTVLKAPYDGIVGNRSVEQGDLVSPGQKLAVVVPMDKLYVVANFKETQLARLVPGEKVNISVDAIDGHPIQGTVSSLAPASGAVFSLLPPENATGNFTKVVQRVPVRIDVPADALKTGKLRAGLSVVVNVDSRTAPAATTN, from the coding sequence ATGTCCTCGAACGCGCCCAACACAGCCGAAGTCCGCCCCTTCCCTAACGCCAAGGTCGCTCCGGCGACGGAAGCACCGGAAATTCCCGTCCTGCCCGTTGCACCGCCGCCGGCGGCTGAAGCTCCGGCCAAGAAGAAGCGCTCGGTGCGCTCCTTCCTGCTGCCGATCATCGGCCTTGCCCTGTTGAGCGGCGGCGCCTGGTATGGCTACGACTATTGGACCACGGGCCGTTTCATGATCTCGACAGACGATGCCTATGTCCAGGCCGACATGGCGTTCGTTTCGCCCAAGATCTCCGGCTATGTCGATCAGGTCAAGGTCAGCGAGAACCAGCAGGTCAAGGCCGGCGACCCGCTGCTGACGATCGACGATGGCGACTACAAGATTGCCGTTGCCCAGGCCGAGGCGCAGATCGCCACATTGTCCAAGACGCTCGACCGCATCGACGCGCAGACCAAGGCCGCGCAGGCTTCCCTGCAGCAGGCCAAGGCGCAGAAGGTCGCCGACCAGGCCGCTGCCGACAATGCCGCCCGTGCCCAGCAGCGCGCCGCGCAGTTGGTCAAGACGCATGTCGGCACGCAGGCGCAGCTGGACGATGCCCAGACCGCGCTCGACCAGGCCAATGCCGCTCTTGTCGGAGCAGATGCCCAGATCGCCGCCGCACAGGCCAATATCGGCGTGCTCGAGGCGCAGCGCGCCGAGTCGGCAAGCACGCTCGCTTCGCTGCAGCTCGGCCGCGACAAGGCCGCGCGCGACCTTTCCTTCACCGTGCTCAAGGCGCCTTATGACGGCATTGTCGGCAACCGTTCCGTCGAGCAGGGCGACCTCGTCAGCCCCGGCCAGAAGCTCGCCGTCGTCGTGCCGATGGACAAGCTCTACGTCGTCGCCAACTTCAAGGAGACGCAGCTCGCCCGGCTGGTTCCCGGCGAAAAGGTCAACATCTCGGTCGACGCCATCGACGGCCATCCCATCCAGGGCACCGTCTCGTCGCTGGCTCCGGCTTCAGGCGCGGTCTTCTCGCTGTTGCCGCCGGAAAACGCCACCGGCAACTTCACCAAGGTCGTGCAGCGCGTCCCGGTCCGCATCGACGTCCCGGCCGATGCCCTGAAGACCGGCAAGCTGCGTGCGGGCTTGAGCGTTGTCGTCAACGTTGACAGCCGCACCGCGCCTGCCGCGACGACCAACTAA